In the genome of Entelurus aequoreus isolate RoL-2023_Sb linkage group LG08, RoL_Eaeq_v1.1, whole genome shotgun sequence, one region contains:
- the LOC133655266 gene encoding stonustoxin subunit beta-like, with protein sequence MYSTLEEGYWINLSLDDKTANKMLWISDNGSKACRRLDEVCPVLNRPERYEYSPQVRLKTGIWNMRAYWEVNYIGWVVIGATYKGVGRRANSGPSGLGENAESWGLCWAGTRYQIWINGMNKDINHVPYCSTIGVCMDQPAGIISFYVVSGEGADREVKLLYRVKTNIEKKIIPGFWMGIQSSCTLLKKAE encoded by the exons ATGTATTCCACTTTGGAAGAAGGCT ACTGGATTAATTTGTCCTTGGATGATAAAACCGCCAACAAGATGTTATGGATTTCTGACAACGGCTCCAAAGCGTGTCGCAGGCTTGATGAGGTGTGTCCAGTCCTGAACCGCCCAGAGAGATACGAGTACTCGCCACAGGTAAGGTTGAAAACT GGCATCTGGAACATGAGGGCCTACTGGGAAGTGAACTACATCGGCTGGGTCGTGATCGGCGCCACCTATAAGGGAGTGGGACGCAGGGCCAACTCCGGGCCGAGCGGCCTTGGGGAGAACGCGGAGTCGTGGGGTCTGTGCTGGGCGGGAACGCGCTACCAGATCTGGATTAACGGCATGAACAAGGACATCAACCATGTCCCCTATTGCTCCACCATCGGGGTGTGCATGGACCAGCCCGCCGGCATCATCAGCTTCTACGTGGTGAGTGGAGAGGGCGCCGACAGGGAGGTCAAGCTGCTCTACAGGGTCAAGACCAACATCGAGAAGAAGATTATTCCTGGGTTCTGGATGGGGATCCAGTCTTCATGCACGTTACTAAAGAAAGCAGAATGA